Proteins co-encoded in one Ziziphus jujuba cultivar Dongzao chromosome 9, ASM3175591v1 genomic window:
- the LOC107426184 gene encoding pectinesterase, whose product MIGKVAASGISLILVVGVALAVVAVVHNGKHGGDDGVSSSSKMVNTLCSHTDYKGACQQSLEAVAKNSSADYKDYIKAVLEATANQVSKSLNLSQSLLVDAKDNPRLKMSLEDCKDMLDLAVDQLQASFSMVGDKDMHTLNDRSDELKSWLSSVVTYAETCLDGVPEPKIQENMRETLRNASALTDNALAIISELSKVLEAFGLKLDPKALNSGGRRLLGTTEVGADGFPTWFSAADRKLMAAAGRAAGVKPNVVVAKDGSGNFNTISAALKAYPKNQKGRYIIYVKAGVYDEYITVEKNMANIFMYGDGPRKTIVTGNKSNRGGFSTFRTASFSAIGPGFICKSMGFRNTAGPDGHQAVALRVQSEMSAFFNCRMDAYQDTLYVQAGRQFYRNCVISGTIDFIFGDSTAVIQNCKIIVRKPMDNQLNTVTAQGRSKSHETTGLVIHNCNIVPEAKLFPMRFKIQTYLGRPWKEFSRTVIMESTLADFVNPDGWYPWAGNFALDTLYYAEYANRGPGAATTRRIKWKGFRVIGRNEALQFTVGRFIGGDGWIKYTGIPYLAGLKR is encoded by the exons atgataggaaAAGTAGCAGCATCGGGGATATCCTTGATTCTTGTAGTCGGGGTGGCCCTTGCGGTGGTGGCCGTGGTTCACAATGGCAAACATGGTGGTGATGATGGTGTCTCATCCTCCTCCAAGATGGTGAATACCTTGTGTTCCCATACGGATTACAAAGGCGCATGCCAGCAAAGCCTGGAGGCCGTGGCTAAGAACTCCAGCGCGGATTACAAGGATTATATCAAGGCCGTTTTGGAGGCCACTGCCAACCAGGTGAGCAAATCCTTGAACTTATCTCAGTCTCTGCTGGTGGATGCAAAAGACAACCCCCGTTTGAAGATGTCCCTCGAGGACTGCAAGGACATGTTGGATCTGGCCGTCGATCAGCTCCAAGCCTCTTTTTCCATGGTTGGAGATAAGGATATGCACACACTCAATGACCGTTCCGATGAGCTCAAGAGCTGGCTGAGCTCCGTCGTTACCTATGCCGAGACATGCCTTGATGGAGTTCCTGAGCCCAAAATTCAGGAGAACATGAGGGAAACTCTTAGAAATGCGTCTGCTCTTACGGACAATGCACTGGCTATTATTTCGGAGCTGAGCAAGGTCCTCGAGGCCTTCGGTTTGAAACTGGACCCCAAGGCACTCAACTCTGGTGGACGCCGCCTTCTGGGCACGACGGAGGTGGGTGCCGATGGGTTCCCCACTTGGTTCTCTGCAGCCGATAGGAAGCTTATGGCAGCTGCTGGCAGGGCAGCAGGGGTCAAGCCCAATGTGGTAGTTGCCAAGGATGGCAGCGGCAATTTCAATACCATTAGTGCTGCCCTCAAAGCCTACCCTAAGAACCAAAAAGGCCGATATATCATCTACGTCAAGGCCGGAGTGTACGACGAGTACATCACCGTCGAGAAGAACATGGCCAACATCTTCATGTACGGAGATGGCCCAAGAAAGACCATCGTCACTGGCAACAAGAGCAACCGCGGAGGATTCTCCACCTTCAGGACGGCCAGTTTTT CCGCTATTGGACCTGGATTCATCTGCAAATCCATGGGATTCCGTAACACAGCAGGTCCCGATGGACACCAGGCGGTGGCACTGCGTGTCCAATCGGAGATGTCGGCCTTCTTCAACTGCAGAATGGACGCCTACCAGGACACGTTGTACGTGCAAGCGGGACGTCAATTCTACAGGAACTGCGTGATATCTGGGACCATAGACTTCATATTCGGTGACTCGACCGCCGTGATCCAGAACTGCAAGATCATAGTGAGGAAACCCATGGACAACCAACTCAACACCGTGACTGCACAAGGAAGATCCAAATCCCACGAGACAACAGGGCTGGTGATCCACAACTGCAACATCGTGCCAGAGGCGAAACTGTTCCCTATGAGATTCAAGATCCAAACATACTTGGGGAGGCCGTGGAAGGAGTTTTCCAGGACCGTGATCATGGAGTCCACTCTGGCAGACTTTGTCAACCCGGATGGTTGGTACCCATGGGCCGGCAACTTCGCCCTCGACACCCTCTACTATGCCGAGTATGCCAACCGCGGTCCCGGTGCTGCCACCACCAGGAGGATCAAGTGGAAGGGCTTCAGGGTCATCGGCAGGAATGAGGCTCTTCAATTCACTGTCGGACGCTTCATTGGAGGAGACGGGTGGATTAAGTACACTGGAATTCCCTACCTCGCTGGCCTCAAGCGGTGA